A genomic region of Barnesiella viscericola DSM 18177 contains the following coding sequences:
- the mnmG gene encoding tRNA uridine-5-carboxymethylaminomethyl(34) synthesis enzyme MnmG: protein MDFNYDVIVVGAGHAGCEAACASANLGSKTLLITMDMNKIAQMSCNPAVGGIAKGQIVREIDALGGFMGIVTDKTAIQFRMLNRSKGPAMWSPRSQSDRAKFITTWRSIIENTDNLYMWQDSVNQILVKDGRVAGVVTAMNVTFTAKCVVLTTGTFMNGLMHIGRTKLRGGRISEPASYGITEQLVSLGFTAGRMKTGTPVRIDGRSIHFDEAAEQQGDNDFHKFSFLDFTPRPLKQRSCWTIYTNEQVHDILRAGLPDSPLYNGQIQSIGPRYCPSIETKIVTFPDKTEHQLFLEPEGETTQEYYLNGFSSSLPLDVQVRALQAIPALRDVRIYRPGYAIEYDYFDPTQLNHNLETKRIANLFFAGQINGTTGYEEAGGQGLVAGINAHINCHGGEPFTLGRDEAYIGVLIDDLVTKGVDEPYRMFTSRAEYRILLRQDDADMRLTERSYQLGLAKQDRYDLWKEKKDRVAHLIHFAEHYSIKPAYINAGLEALGTTPLKQGVRLIDLVLRPQLDLEQLSQLVPALKREMDSIKNRREEIVEAAEIKMKYQGYIDREKMIAEKIARLEHIRIRGKFKYSELHALSTEARQKLEKIDPETIAQASRIPGISPSDINILLLLCGR from the coding sequence ATGGATTTTAATTATGATGTAATCGTAGTGGGTGCAGGTCATGCCGGTTGCGAAGCGGCATGCGCGTCGGCCAACTTAGGCTCGAAGACGCTGCTTATCACTATGGATATGAACAAGATAGCCCAGATGAGTTGCAATCCTGCCGTAGGTGGAATTGCCAAGGGGCAGATTGTTCGCGAAATCGACGCTTTGGGCGGTTTCATGGGAATTGTGACCGATAAGACAGCCATACAATTCAGAATGCTGAACCGCTCGAAGGGGCCCGCCATGTGGAGTCCCCGGTCGCAGAGCGACCGCGCCAAGTTCATCACTACCTGGCGCTCGATAATCGAGAATACTGATAACCTGTATATGTGGCAAGATTCTGTAAATCAGATTCTTGTAAAAGACGGACGGGTTGCGGGTGTGGTAACGGCCATGAATGTGACCTTTACGGCCAAGTGTGTGGTGCTCACGACGGGTACCTTCATGAACGGACTGATGCACATCGGACGCACGAAGCTGCGGGGAGGTCGTATTTCGGAGCCTGCTTCATACGGAATCACCGAGCAATTGGTATCGTTGGGTTTTACCGCCGGACGCATGAAGACGGGTACACCGGTGCGTATCGACGGCCGCAGCATTCACTTCGATGAGGCTGCCGAGCAGCAGGGCGATAACGATTTTCACAAGTTCTCGTTCCTCGATTTCACACCCCGTCCGTTGAAGCAGCGCAGTTGCTGGACCATCTATACCAACGAGCAGGTTCACGACATCTTGCGTGCCGGACTGCCCGATTCGCCGCTTTACAACGGGCAGATACAGAGTATAGGGCCTCGCTATTGCCCCAGTATCGAAACCAAAATTGTCACTTTCCCCGATAAAACCGAGCATCAGCTCTTCCTCGAACCCGAAGGAGAGACGACCCAGGAGTACTATCTCAACGGTTTCTCCTCGTCGCTCCCGCTCGATGTGCAGGTGAGGGCTTTGCAGGCAATCCCGGCCTTGCGCGATGTGCGCATCTATCGCCCCGGATATGCCATTGAGTATGACTATTTCGATCCCACGCAGTTGAATCACAACCTCGAAACCAAACGGATTGCCAACCTCTTTTTCGCCGGACAGATAAACGGTACGACCGGATATGAAGAGGCCGGAGGGCAGGGGCTTGTGGCCGGTATCAACGCCCATATCAACTGTCACGGAGGCGAGCCGTTTACGCTGGGGCGCGACGAAGCCTATATCGGCGTTCTCATCGACGACCTGGTTACCAAGGGGGTCGACGAGCCCTATCGTATGTTCACCTCGCGGGCCGAATATCGCATTCTGCTGCGGCAGGACGATGCCGACATGCGGTTGACCGAGCGCTCCTATCAGCTGGGATTGGCCAAACAAGACCGATATGATTTGTGGAAGGAGAAGAAGGACAGGGTAGCTCATTTAATCCATTTTGCCGAACACTATTCGATAAAACCGGCCTATATCAATGCCGGATTGGAGGCGTTGGGTACCACACCGTTGAAACAGGGTGTGCGGTTAATCGACCTCGTTTTGCGCCCGCAACTCGATTTGGAACAACTCTCGCAGCTGGTTCCGGCCTTGAAACGGGAGATGGATTCCATCAAAAACCGTCGGGAGGAGATTGTCGAGGCTGCCGAGATAAAGATGAAATACCAGGGCTATATCGATCGTGAAAAGATGATTGCCGAAAAGATTGCCCGGTTGGAACATATTCGCATACGGGGTAAGTTCAAGTATAGTGAACTGCATGCCTTGTCGACTGAGGCCCGTCAGAAATTGGAGAAGATAGACCCCGAAACCATTGCGCAGGCTTCGCGCATTCCGGGCATCTCGCCGAGCGATATAAACATCTTATTGTTGCTTTGCGGTCGCTAA
- the ybeY gene encoding rRNA maturation RNase YbeY: MAVSYFAEDVKMPAIKKRETTDWIRRVASGYGKRCGDIAYIFCSDEKILEVNRTYLQHDYYTDVITFDYTEGDKISGDIFISVDTVRSNAEQFGTDYDEELHRIIIHGILHLCGINDKGPGEREAMTRCEDEALKLR, from the coding sequence ATGGCTGTGAGTTATTTTGCCGAAGATGTCAAGATGCCGGCGATCAAAAAGAGAGAGACGACTGACTGGATACGTCGGGTCGCTTCGGGCTATGGGAAAAGATGTGGTGACATTGCCTACATTTTTTGCTCCGACGAGAAGATTCTCGAAGTGAACCGCACCTATTTGCAGCATGACTATTATACCGATGTAATCACCTTCGACTATACCGAGGGCGACAAGATAAGCGGCGATATATTTATCAGCGTGGACACGGTCCGTTCCAATGCCGAACAGTTTGGAACCGACTACGACGAGGAGCTCCATCGCATCATCATTCACGGCATTCTGCATTTGTGCGGAATCAACGACAAAGGTCCGGGTGAACGCGAGGCGATGACTCGTTGCGAGGACGAGGCTCTGAAATTGAGATAA
- a CDS encoding nucleoside recognition domain-containing protein: MVLNYIWIAFFVIAFVVAVVQTVVYGNTAIWTDIMNASFASARNAFDISLGLTGVLTLWLGLMKIGERGGMIAVLSRLISPLFTRLFPGVPKGHPALGSMFMNVSANMLGLDNAATPLGLKAMNELQELNPKKDTATDAMLMFLVLNASGLTLIPIGVMTYRAQMGAANPSDVFLPILIATFMATFVGLLALCIKQRINIFDRVILLWGLGLTAFVGGVFYYFSSLPEDKISTYSAFAANSILFTIIVVFIVSGLVKRINVYDAFIEGAKEGFKTSVMIIPYLVAILVAIAIFRASGAMDYIVDGFAAFFGWLGIDTEFVGALPTALMKSLSGSGSRGMMVDAMSSYGVDSFVGRVACTVQGSTDTTFYILAVYFGSVGVRKTRYAVGYALLADVIGAISAITVSYFFFK; this comes from the coding sequence ATGGTTCTTAACTACATCTGGATTGCTTTCTTTGTCATCGCCTTTGTGGTGGCGGTGGTTCAGACCGTGGTGTATGGCAATACGGCGATTTGGACCGACATCATGAATGCTTCGTTTGCGTCGGCCCGCAACGCCTTTGATATTTCGTTGGGGTTGACGGGCGTGCTCACCCTTTGGCTCGGATTGATGAAGATAGGCGAGCGGGGCGGCATGATTGCCGTTCTGTCGCGATTGATCAGTCCGCTCTTCACGCGGCTCTTCCCGGGGGTACCCAAGGGGCACCCGGCGCTGGGTTCGATGTTCATGAATGTATCGGCCAACATGCTGGGGCTCGACAATGCCGCCACCCCGCTGGGGTTGAAGGCGATGAACGAGTTGCAGGAGCTGAATCCCAAGAAAGACACGGCTACCGACGCGATGCTGATGTTTCTGGTGCTGAACGCTTCGGGGTTGACGCTCATACCCATCGGGGTGATGACCTATCGGGCACAGATGGGTGCGGCCAATCCCTCCGACGTTTTTCTGCCTATTCTCATAGCCACCTTCATGGCCACCTTTGTGGGGCTGCTGGCCCTCTGCATCAAGCAGCGCATCAACATCTTCGACCGGGTGATTCTGCTGTGGGGGCTGGGTCTCACGGCCTTTGTGGGCGGGGTGTTCTACTACTTCTCGTCGCTGCCCGAGGATAAGATTTCGACCTATTCGGCCTTTGCCGCCAACAGCATTCTGTTTACGATAATCGTCGTCTTTATCGTCTCGGGACTCGTGAAGCGCATCAACGTCTACGACGCCTTTATCGAGGGGGCCAAGGAGGGATTCAAGACGTCGGTGATGATTATTCCCTACCTGGTGGCTATTCTGGTAGCCATCGCGATATTCCGGGCCTCGGGCGCGATGGATTATATCGTCGACGGCTTTGCCGCCTTCTTCGGGTGGCTGGGTATCGACACCGAGTTTGTGGGCGCCTTGCCCACGGCGCTGATGAAGTCGCTGAGTGGTAGCGGCTCGCGCGGAATGATGGTCGATGCCATGTCCTCCTATGGTGTCGATTCGTTTGTGGGTCGTGTCGCCTGTACCGTACAGGGTTCGACCGATACCACCTTCTATATCCTGGCCGTCTACTTCGGCAGCGTAGGGGTGCGCAAGACCCGCTATGCCGTGGGGTATGCGCTGCTGGCCGATGTGATAGGAGCCATCTCGGCCATTACGGTCTCCTATTTCTTCTTCAAATAA
- a CDS encoding DNA alkylation repair protein yields MHTAQEIEKAMRTVANPEKIKILSGFFKTGKGEYGENDIFIGVPVPVTRAIAKSHRDTPLAELVQLLHSPVHELRMAALLCMVEQFKHADDNQRTVLYETYLAHTDCINNWDLVDLTAAQIVGAYLEHRDHAPLYRLAQSKLLWEQRIAIVATWQWIRRGHFDDTLALADLLLHHDHDLIRKATGWMLREVGKKDKARLCQFLDSRYRDMPRTTLRYAIERFSPEERQHYMQR; encoded by the coding sequence ATGCACACGGCCCAAGAGATAGAAAAAGCCATGCGAACGGTCGCCAACCCCGAAAAGATAAAAATCCTATCGGGCTTCTTCAAAACCGGAAAAGGGGAGTATGGCGAAAACGACATCTTCATCGGTGTCCCGGTACCTGTCACCCGAGCCATCGCCAAGAGCCACCGCGACACTCCGCTCGCCGAACTGGTGCAACTGCTGCACAGCCCGGTACACGAGTTGCGCATGGCTGCCCTCCTGTGCATGGTCGAACAGTTTAAGCACGCCGACGACAATCAGAGGACAGTCCTGTATGAAACCTACCTGGCTCATACCGATTGCATCAACAACTGGGATCTGGTAGACCTCACGGCCGCTCAAATCGTGGGAGCCTATCTCGAACACCGCGACCACGCCCCACTCTACCGGCTGGCTCAAAGCAAGCTGCTGTGGGAGCAGCGCATCGCCATCGTCGCCACCTGGCAATGGATTCGACGGGGTCACTTCGACGACACCCTCGCACTGGCCGACCTGCTGCTCCATCACGACCACGACCTGATACGCAAAGCCACAGGCTGGATGCTACGCGAGGTGGGCAAGAAGGACAAGGCCCGCCTGTGCCAGTTCCTCGACAGCCGATACCGAGACATGCCGCGCACGACCCTGCGCTATGCCATCGAGCGGTTCTCCCCCGAGGAGCGCCAACACTATATGCAGAGGTAA
- a CDS encoding glycosyltransferase family 4 protein, with amino-acid sequence MIIGFDAKRANANFTGLGNYSRFMVETMATYGNEHKYRMYIPKKCKNALYDSLLKHKNVASIQPHSFLMKRCKALWRTFFIKRGLLQDGVQLYHGLSNELPVGIHRTGIRSVVTIHDLIFLRYPQYYHWLDRIIYNYKFRYACRKSDRIVAVSECTKRDIVKFYGISPDKIDVVYQGCDPVFAQPVSAEAKARVREAYHLPDQFILSVGTIEERKNLLLAVKAVEQLGNVHLVAVGKSTAYADEVKAYIEAHGLSDRIHMIHNLKFGDLPVLYHMAEAFVYPSRFEGFGIPIVEALSAGVPVIAATGSCLEEAGGPRSLYVDPDDVAGMAAAMKRVLSDADLRREMIEAGKAYVVRFDPKRLADEMNAVYLKCFDDSASSSEERFVQT; translated from the coding sequence ATGATTATAGGATTTGATGCAAAGAGAGCTAACGCCAACTTTACCGGGCTGGGCAATTACAGCCGATTCATGGTAGAGACGATGGCTACGTATGGCAACGAGCACAAGTACCGAATGTACATTCCCAAGAAATGCAAGAATGCGTTGTATGACTCCCTGTTGAAGCACAAGAATGTGGCTTCGATACAGCCGCACTCCTTCCTGATGAAACGTTGCAAGGCTCTGTGGCGCACCTTCTTTATCAAACGCGGTCTGTTGCAGGACGGGGTCCAGTTGTACCACGGACTGAGCAATGAGTTGCCCGTGGGGATTCACCGCACGGGGATACGCAGCGTGGTGACCATTCACGACTTGATTTTCCTGCGTTATCCGCAATACTATCACTGGCTGGATCGCATCATCTATAATTACAAGTTTCGGTATGCCTGTCGCAAGTCCGACCGCATTGTGGCGGTGAGCGAGTGTACCAAGCGCGACATCGTGAAGTTCTACGGCATCTCGCCCGACAAGATCGATGTGGTGTATCAAGGGTGCGACCCGGTTTTTGCCCAGCCTGTATCGGCCGAGGCCAAGGCACGTGTGCGGGAGGCCTACCACCTGCCCGATCAATTTATTTTGAGTGTAGGCACCATCGAGGAGCGCAAGAACCTGCTGCTGGCGGTAAAGGCCGTCGAGCAGTTGGGCAATGTTCATCTGGTGGCTGTGGGCAAGAGTACGGCCTATGCCGATGAGGTGAAGGCCTATATCGAGGCTCACGGGCTGAGCGATCGGATACATATGATTCACAACCTGAAATTCGGCGACCTGCCGGTGTTGTATCACATGGCCGAGGCCTTTGTCTATCCGTCGCGTTTCGAGGGGTTCGGTATCCCCATTGTCGAGGCGCTCTCGGCCGGAGTGCCGGTGATTGCTGCCACGGGTTCGTGTCTCGAAGAGGCGGGAGGTCCACGTTCGCTCTATGTCGATCCCGACGATGTGGCCGGTATGGCTGCGGCCATGAAGCGGGTGTTGAGCGATGCCGACTTGCGCCGGGAGATGATTGAGGCCGGCAAGGCTTATGTGGTGCGCTTCGACCCGAAACGGCTGGCCGATGAGATGAATGCCGTGTACCTGAAATGTTTCGACGATAGCGCGTCGTCGAGCGAGGAGCGTTTTGTACAGACCTGA
- the nadB gene encoding L-aspartate oxidase: MIQKFDFLIIGSGIAGMSYALKVAHKGKVALICKTELEEANTFFAQGGVASVTNTLVDNFEKHIEDTMIAGDWLSDRAAVEKVVREAPSQIKQLIEWGVEFDKNEKGEFDLHREGGHSEFRILHHKDNTGAEIQDSLIKAVKQHPNITIFEKHFAIEIITQHHLGVTVTRQTPDIECYGAYVLDLNTGKVDTFLSKVTLMATGGVGAIYQTTTNPLVATGDGIAMVYRAKGTVKDMEFIQFHPTALYHPGDRPSFLITEAMRGYGAVLRTLDGKEFMQKYDPRLSLAPRDIVARAIDNEMKNRGEDHVYLDVTHKDPEETKKHFPNIYEKCLSLGIDITRDYIPVAPAAHYLCGGIKVDLDARSSINRLYAVGECSCTGLHGGNRLASNSLIEAVVYADAAAKHSLKVIDNYSYQENIPEWNDEGTVEPEEMVLITQSVKEVGQIMSTYVGIVRSNLRLKRAWDRLDILYEETEDLFKRSKASKEICELRNMINTGYLVMRQAMDRKESRGLHYNIDYPHPDFIPHK; encoded by the coding sequence ATGATACAAAAATTCGACTTTTTAATCATCGGTTCCGGTATCGCCGGAATGAGTTATGCCCTCAAAGTGGCTCACAAAGGAAAAGTAGCCCTCATTTGCAAAACCGAACTGGAAGAGGCCAATACATTTTTTGCACAAGGTGGCGTAGCCTCGGTAACCAACACCCTGGTAGATAACTTCGAGAAACATATCGAAGACACCATGATCGCCGGCGACTGGCTCAGCGACCGCGCCGCTGTCGAGAAGGTGGTACGGGAAGCCCCCTCGCAAATCAAACAACTCATCGAGTGGGGTGTCGAGTTCGATAAAAACGAAAAAGGCGAGTTCGACCTGCATCGCGAAGGCGGCCACTCCGAGTTCCGTATCCTCCACCACAAGGACAACACCGGTGCCGAGATTCAGGACAGCCTCATCAAGGCGGTCAAACAGCACCCCAATATCACCATCTTCGAGAAACATTTTGCCATCGAAATCATCACGCAGCACCACCTGGGGGTAACCGTCACACGGCAGACTCCCGACATCGAGTGCTACGGTGCCTATGTGCTCGACCTCAATACGGGCAAGGTAGATACCTTCCTCTCCAAAGTGACCCTCATGGCCACCGGTGGTGTAGGCGCCATCTACCAGACCACCACCAACCCGCTTGTAGCTACCGGCGACGGCATCGCCATGGTCTACCGCGCCAAGGGTACCGTCAAGGACATGGAGTTTATCCAGTTCCACCCCACGGCCCTCTACCACCCCGGCGACCGCCCCTCGTTCCTCATTACCGAGGCCATGCGCGGATACGGTGCCGTGTTGCGTACGCTCGACGGCAAGGAGTTCATGCAGAAGTACGACCCGCGGCTCTCGCTGGCACCCCGCGACATCGTGGCCCGCGCCATCGACAACGAAATGAAGAACCGGGGCGAAGACCACGTCTACCTCGACGTGACCCACAAAGACCCCGAGGAGACCAAGAAACACTTCCCCAACATCTACGAGAAGTGCCTCAGCCTGGGTATCGACATCACCCGCGACTACATACCCGTAGCTCCAGCCGCCCACTACCTGTGCGGCGGTATCAAGGTCGACCTGGACGCCCGCTCCTCCATCAACCGGCTCTATGCCGTGGGCGAATGCTCCTGCACCGGCTTGCACGGCGGTAACCGACTGGCCTCCAACTCGCTTATCGAAGCCGTGGTCTATGCCGACGCCGCAGCCAAGCACAGCCTCAAAGTCATCGACAACTACTCTTATCAGGAGAACATTCCCGAGTGGAACGACGAGGGTACCGTGGAGCCCGAAGAGATGGTGCTCATCACGCAAAGTGTCAAGGAGGTGGGCCAAATCATGAGTACCTATGTGGGTATCGTCCGCTCCAACCTGCGGCTCAAACGCGCCTGGGACCGCCTTGATATCCTCTATGAGGAGACCGAGGACCTCTTCAAACGCAGCAAAGCCTCGAAAGAGATTTGCGAGTTGCGCAACATGATCAACACCGGCTATCTGGTGATGCGTCAGGCCATGGACCGCAAGGAGAGTCGAGGGCTACACTACAACATCGACTATCCTCACCCCGACTTTATTCCCCACAAGTAA
- a CDS encoding prolyl oligopeptidase family serine peptidase gives MKNRFLSVALSTLVMTTLSTSCNQVKKIEHLPYPEAERGNVTDNYFGTEVADPYRWLEDDNSAATAAWVKAENEVTFDYLSKIPFRQAIKERLTQLWNYPKESAPSKKGDWLYYSRNDGLQNQDVIYRRANPEATPEVFLDPNRLSDDGTVALTATSFSKDGKYFAFSAAASGSDWIEIRVMETATKRLLDDSIKWVKFSGAVWSPDGQGFYYSGYEAPKKGIYSAKNEYQKVYYHRIGTPQSADRIVYADPQHPLRYFSAWESDDSRWIFVSSSEGTSGSEILYKRKEAPKFEVLLKGFDHDYNIVDCSDDQLYVRSNEGAENYNLIKIDLNDPSKREVVIPEKETLLESVQAAGGRLTAIYLEDAQNKVYQYTPDGTLVREVELPGIGTVDGFDGEKEDTRLYYSITTFTAPATIYAFDIESGQSTLYFRPEVAFNPDDFTTEQIFFTSKDGTRVPMFVSYKKGLKLNGNNPCYLYGYGGFQISLTPSFSPSSIMFMEQGGVYVFVTLRGGLEYGEKWHKAGMLENKQNVFDDFISAAQYLIDNRYTSSKKLAIAGGSNGGLLVGACEVQRPDLFAVCLPSVGVMDMLRYHKFTIGWGWVVEYGSSDDPEQFKYIYKYSPLHNIKKGEKYPATLITTADHDDRVVPAHSFKFAAQMQYAQAGSAPILIRIETKAGHGAGKPISKRIDEATDCYSFLFQNTGTPYKPVHQK, from the coding sequence ATGAAGAATCGATTCCTCTCGGTCGCCCTGTCGACCCTCGTGATGACAACACTTTCAACCAGTTGCAACCAAGTGAAAAAGATAGAACATCTACCCTACCCCGAAGCCGAACGCGGCAACGTGACCGACAACTACTTCGGGACCGAAGTGGCCGACCCCTACCGTTGGCTCGAAGACGATAACTCGGCCGCCACAGCCGCCTGGGTGAAGGCCGAAAACGAAGTGACCTTCGACTACCTGTCGAAGATTCCTTTCCGCCAGGCCATCAAGGAGCGGCTTACCCAACTGTGGAACTACCCCAAGGAGAGCGCTCCCTCGAAAAAGGGCGACTGGCTCTACTACTCGCGCAACGACGGCTTGCAGAATCAGGACGTCATCTACCGGCGCGCCAATCCCGAGGCTACGCCCGAGGTATTCCTCGACCCCAACCGCCTGTCGGACGACGGAACGGTAGCGCTGACCGCCACCTCGTTCTCGAAAGACGGTAAATATTTCGCCTTCTCCGCCGCAGCCTCGGGCTCGGACTGGATCGAAATCCGCGTCATGGAGACCGCCACCAAACGGTTGCTCGACGACAGCATCAAGTGGGTCAAATTCTCGGGAGCCGTCTGGTCGCCCGACGGCCAAGGCTTCTATTACAGCGGATACGAAGCCCCCAAGAAAGGGATATACTCGGCCAAGAACGAATATCAGAAGGTGTACTATCACCGGATAGGGACACCCCAAAGTGCCGACCGAATCGTCTATGCCGACCCGCAACACCCGCTGCGCTACTTCTCGGCCTGGGAGAGCGACGACAGCCGCTGGATTTTCGTCTCGTCGTCAGAGGGAACCTCGGGCAGCGAGATTCTCTACAAACGCAAGGAAGCCCCGAAGTTCGAGGTGCTGCTCAAAGGATTTGACCACGACTACAACATTGTCGATTGCAGCGACGACCAACTCTATGTCCGCTCCAACGAAGGGGCCGAAAACTACAACCTCATCAAAATCGACCTCAACGACCCCTCGAAGCGCGAGGTGGTGATTCCCGAGAAGGAGACCCTGCTCGAAAGCGTGCAGGCTGCCGGCGGCCGCCTGACGGCCATCTACCTCGAAGATGCCCAGAACAAGGTCTACCAATATACCCCCGACGGCACCCTCGTGCGTGAGGTGGAGCTCCCGGGCATCGGTACCGTCGACGGTTTCGACGGCGAGAAAGAGGATACCCGCCTCTACTACTCGATTACCACCTTCACGGCCCCCGCAACCATCTATGCGTTCGACATCGAGAGCGGCCAGTCGACCCTCTACTTCCGCCCCGAGGTGGCCTTCAACCCCGACGATTTCACTACCGAGCAGATATTCTTCACCAGTAAGGACGGCACGCGTGTACCCATGTTCGTCTCGTATAAGAAAGGGTTGAAACTCAACGGTAACAACCCCTGCTACCTCTACGGATACGGCGGTTTCCAAATCAGCCTCACCCCCTCGTTCAGCCCCTCGTCGATCATGTTCATGGAGCAGGGCGGCGTGTATGTGTTCGTCACGCTGCGCGGAGGGCTCGAATATGGCGAGAAATGGCACAAGGCCGGCATGCTCGAAAACAAACAGAACGTATTCGACGACTTCATCTCGGCCGCCCAATACCTCATCGACAACCGATACACCTCGTCGAAGAAACTGGCCATTGCCGGCGGCTCGAACGGCGGTCTGCTGGTGGGAGCCTGCGAGGTGCAACGTCCCGACCTCTTCGCCGTGTGTCTGCCCAGCGTAGGGGTGATGGACATGCTCCGCTACCACAAGTTCACCATCGGCTGGGGCTGGGTGGTAGAGTACGGTTCGAGCGACGACCCCGAACAGTTCAAGTACATCTACAAATACTCGCCGCTGCACAACATCAAGAAGGGCGAGAAATATCCCGCCACACTCATCACCACGGCCGACCACGACGACCGGGTAGTCCCTGCCCACTCGTTCAAGTTTGCCGCGCAGATGCAGTATGCCCAGGCAGGCAGTGCCCCGATATTGATACGCATCGAAACGAAGGCCGGGCACGGAGCCGGCAAACCCATCTCGAAACGCATCGACGAGGCTACCGACTGCTACTCGTTCCTCTTCCAGAACACGGGTACACCCTACAAGCCTGTCCATCAAAAGTAG
- the rbr gene encoding rubrerythrin: MMKSIQGTQTEQNLLKAFAGESQARNRYTLFAQKAREEGYEQISAVFAETADQELAHATRFFKFLQGGMVSITAEYPAGRIGNTAENLLEAAQGELLEWSDLYNNFEQAAVDEGFKEVAAAFKMIAQVENFHEWRYRKLLERLQNDTVFKREKTIRWQCRNCGYIYEGTVAPARCPACLEPRAFFEPARDNY, encoded by the coding sequence ATTATGAAATCGATTCAAGGAACCCAAACCGAACAAAACCTGCTGAAAGCCTTTGCCGGTGAATCGCAGGCCCGCAACCGCTATACCCTCTTTGCCCAGAAGGCACGGGAAGAGGGCTATGAACAGATAAGTGCCGTCTTTGCCGAGACGGCCGACCAGGAGCTGGCACACGCCACCCGATTCTTCAAGTTCCTGCAAGGGGGTATGGTAAGCATCACCGCCGAATATCCGGCCGGACGCATAGGAAACACGGCCGAGAATCTGCTCGAAGCCGCCCAGGGCGAACTGCTCGAATGGAGCGACCTCTACAACAACTTTGAACAGGCGGCCGTCGACGAGGGTTTCAAAGAGGTGGCCGCCGCCTTCAAGATGATTGCCCAGGTCGAGAACTTCCACGAATGGCGCTACCGCAAACTGCTCGAACGGCTCCAAAACGACACGGTATTCAAACGCGAGAAGACTATTCGCTGGCAATGCCGCAACTGCGGCTACATCTACGAAGGCACCGTGGCACCGGCCCGCTGCCCGGCCTGCCTCGAACCGCGCGCCTTCTTCGAGCCTGCCCGCGACAACTATTGA